The following proteins are encoded in a genomic region of Clostridium kluyveri:
- a CDS encoding flavodoxin family protein has product MESKILVVYYSLEGNTKLIAETISNEVSADILEVKPKKDIEPHSKIKYLIGGKQAITKEKPELVHYDVNIENYEILFIGTPVWAWTFAPAIRSFFANTNLKNKKIALFSCNGGANGKTFQNMKAELGGNEFLGEIEFKDPLKNDRGENVEKAKKWSQDICKLNIK; this is encoded by the coding sequence ATGGAAAGTAAAATTTTAGTTGTGTACTATTCACTTGAAGGAAATACCAAATTAATAGCTGAAACTATTTCAAATGAAGTGTCAGCTGATATATTGGAAGTAAAACCTAAAAAAGACATAGAGCCTCATAGTAAAATAAAATATTTAATAGGTGGGAAGCAAGCTATAACCAAAGAGAAGCCGGAACTTGTACATTATGATGTGAATATTGAAAATTATGAAATTTTATTTATTGGGACTCCAGTTTGGGCGTGGACTTTTGCACCTGCCATAAGAAGTTTTTTTGCTAACACAAATTTAAAGAATAAAAAGATAGCACTATTTAGTTGTAATGGAGGAGCTAACGGAAAAACTTTTCAAAATATGAAAGCAGAACTCGGGGGAAATGAATTTTTAGGTGAAATTGAATTTAAGGATCCTCTTAAAAATGATAGAGGAGAAAATGTAGAGAAGGCTAAAAAATGGTCCCAGGATATTTGTAAATTAAATATAAAGTAA
- a CDS encoding methyl-accepting chemotaxis protein: MKSLKSKFAAAICGTCIIVLFFSIIISYAISYNALNKQITDKTLITSQKYSEIINSWLSVQGKFLEDIADDLETNPDFNKEDVISYMTHKAKTNSYVTDVYIGFSSKDFWDGSGWIPPEGYDCTVRDWYKKTIKNNKLTYSAPYLDAITKKMIITIGKPLSRDGQVVGVVGTDIYIDTVTKIIEKAKPVNNSYAYLFDDENNIIVHPNKSFKPTEKELKNINKVMEGSYKQILNNSKGSTGIILTDYDKAKRYFASAEVSSSKWTVGFAIPTIEFKKPLNNLIYAYIAIALIFVIISIIFSLAFGNKITKPLIELSKIVNKTKDLDLSPSGIDYNYVLKYKDEVGTIGISIRKLREQLKNIIISLKNNSDEVHSQSENVSSSINKTFKTIKEITNSMEAVAKGSTDQAQEVSLGLEKLNVLSNKIDKVTKNSAEVIEYSKTTEKINKDVSSAVRELYSKLNERSNAARKVSENISILSDKSDSIGNIVQTIESIAKQTNLLALNAAIEAASAGASGKGFAVVAEEIRKLAEQTSNSTQEISDMVNEIQIQINNTKANMDKTQEMGKTANTSMVQSEKHFETMNTSINNMISIITELNSEITEINKDKNSVITSIENISAISQESAAASEEVSASIKEQEISFEVINTSTQKLKSIVTELNELVHRFKIS; the protein is encoded by the coding sequence ATGAAAAGTTTAAAATCAAAATTCGCAGCGGCCATATGCGGTACCTGTATTATAGTTTTATTTTTCTCTATAATTATATCCTATGCTATATCATATAATGCTTTAAATAAACAAATTACAGATAAAACACTTATTACATCCCAAAAATACTCTGAAATTATAAATAGCTGGTTAAGTGTACAGGGGAAATTTTTAGAGGATATTGCAGACGACCTAGAGACCAATCCAGACTTTAACAAAGAAGACGTAATATCATATATGACCCACAAAGCTAAAACTAATTCATACGTTACAGATGTATATATAGGTTTTTCAAGTAAAGATTTTTGGGATGGTTCAGGCTGGATACCCCCTGAAGGATACGACTGTACAGTAAGAGACTGGTATAAAAAAACTATAAAAAATAACAAATTAACTTATTCCGCTCCTTATCTTGATGCAATAACCAAGAAAATGATAATAACTATTGGAAAACCCTTATCCCGAGATGGACAAGTTGTTGGAGTGGTGGGAACTGATATATATATAGATACGGTTACAAAAATTATCGAAAAAGCTAAGCCCGTAAACAACAGTTATGCCTATTTGTTTGATGATGAAAACAATATTATAGTACATCCTAATAAATCATTTAAACCTACTGAAAAAGAACTAAAAAATATCAATAAAGTTATGGAAGGTAGTTATAAACAAATACTTAATAACAGTAAAGGAAGTACGGGAATAATTTTAACAGACTATGATAAAGCAAAAAGATATTTCGCCTCAGCTGAAGTATCATCCTCAAAATGGACAGTAGGCTTTGCCATTCCAACTATTGAATTTAAGAAACCCTTAAATAACTTAATATATGCATATATAGCAATAGCTTTAATTTTTGTAATTATATCTATAATATTTTCCTTAGCTTTTGGAAATAAGATAACAAAGCCTTTAATAGAATTATCAAAAATAGTAAATAAGACCAAAGATCTGGATTTATCTCCTAGCGGTATTGATTATAATTATGTCTTAAAATATAAAGACGAAGTTGGTACAATAGGAATTTCTATAAGAAAATTAAGAGAACAACTTAAAAATATAATTATATCTTTAAAGAATAATTCTGATGAAGTCCACAGTCAGTCGGAAAATGTATCTTCCTCCATAAATAAAACATTTAAAACAATAAAAGAAATTACCAATTCCATGGAAGCAGTGGCAAAAGGTTCTACAGACCAGGCACAAGAAGTATCTCTAGGGCTTGAAAAATTAAATGTTTTATCAAATAAAATAGATAAGGTTACAAAAAATTCTGCAGAAGTCATTGAGTACTCTAAAACCACAGAAAAAATCAATAAGGATGTGTCCTCTGCAGTACGAGAACTTTATTCAAAACTTAACGAAAGAAGTAATGCTGCAAGAAAAGTTTCAGAAAATATATCAATTTTATCAGATAAATCAGACTCAATCGGAAACATAGTACAGACTATAGAATCCATAGCAAAACAAACCAATCTGCTTGCGTTAAACGCTGCCATTGAAGCAGCCAGTGCTGGGGCATCTGGAAAAGGATTTGCTGTTGTTGCAGAGGAAATCAGAAAATTGGCAGAACAGACCTCCAATTCAACTCAGGAAATAAGTGATATGGTAAATGAAATTCAAATTCAAATTAACAATACCAAGGCCAATATGGATAAAACACAGGAGATGGGTAAAACTGCCAATACTTCCATGGTTCAGTCAGAAAAACATTTTGAAACTATGAATACATCTATAAACAACATGATATCTATAATAACTGAACTGAACAGTGAAATTACAGAGATAAATAAAGATAAAAACAGCGTTATAACCTCAATTGAGAATATATCTGCTATATCACAGGAATCCGCTGCAGCATCTGAAGAGGTTTCTGCTTCAATCAAAGAACAGGAGATATCCTTTGAAGTAATAAATACCAGTACTCAAAAGCTTAAGTCTATTGTGACTGAATTAAATGAACTAGTTCATAGATTTAAAATTTCTTAA
- a CDS encoding MgtC/SapB family protein: MDQWEMMLKLVLSGVLGALIGFERRSRSKQAGLRTHFVVAVGSALIMLVSKYGFQDLLDVSSVSIDPSRIAAQVVSGVGFLGAGTIIVEHQFVRGLTTAAGLWATAGIGIAIGAGMYIPGIGATIFIVIGLEIFNRVQKNSVHCLGRVILSLDGINPVLDILKNSKERISNIQVNRHYNKNNKDSEAKIIFRMYGVNQSQTKDIMVNILKVPYVKDVNIE, encoded by the coding sequence ATGGATCAGTGGGAAATGATGCTGAAATTGGTTCTTTCAGGAGTACTTGGGGCTCTGATAGGATTTGAAAGAAGAAGTCGTTCTAAACAGGCAGGACTTAGAACCCACTTTGTTGTGGCAGTTGGAAGTGCACTTATTATGCTGGTATCTAAATATGGCTTTCAGGATTTGTTAGATGTGTCTTCAGTTTCAATTGATCCAAGTAGAATAGCCGCCCAGGTGGTAAGTGGAGTTGGGTTTCTTGGAGCAGGTACTATAATTGTAGAACATCAATTTGTAAGAGGACTGACTACTGCTGCTGGATTGTGGGCTACTGCGGGAATTGGTATAGCAATTGGAGCAGGTATGTATATACCTGGTATAGGAGCTACTATATTTATAGTAATAGGACTCGAGATATTTAATAGAGTACAAAAAAATTCTGTTCATTGTTTAGGCAGAGTAATTTTATCTCTAGACGGAATTAACCCAGTGCTTGATATATTAAAAAATTCTAAAGAGAGAATATCTAATATTCAAGTTAATAGACATTACAATAAAAATAATAAGGATTCTGAAGCTAAAATTATTTTTAGAATGTATGGTGTAAATCAGAGTCAGACAAAAGATATTATGGTAAATATTCTGAAGGTACCTTATGTAAAAGATGTAAACATAGAATAG
- a CDS encoding iron-containing alcohol dehydrogenase: MKQLVFHGTSIIIGKGSLEYIKNLEFKKAFIITGGQSMIKSGVISMVKDMIEKANREVFIYSGITKNPDTKTVLNGLERVKEFKPDIIISIGGGSSIDAAKIITLFYEYEDINFSNVLENKLPEYRSKVKFVAVPSTSGTGTEVTKVSVITFKEKNLKIGIKCGALIPDVAILDPNLTMTMPDNIAAETGMDALTHALECYTNNALDDFTEVMAKGAVEGLFKYLPYSYKDKDIVSREKVHNFQCMAGCAFSNVGLGMVHGISHAFGGRYNMAHGLANAIVLPYVLQYNSRNKLVAEKLKYLSKIIDREDIIEAVKELKRELNIPLSFKEAGILEENFKKDFHLLVDNSLLGSTRVNPILVTREHMEYIVNSIYEGKDIDI, from the coding sequence ATGAAACAATTAGTATTTCATGGTACTTCTATTATTATAGGAAAAGGGTCTTTGGAGTATATAAAGAACCTGGAGTTTAAGAAAGCTTTTATTATAACTGGTGGACAGTCTATGATTAAAAGCGGAGTTATTTCTATGGTGAAGGATATGATAGAGAAAGCCAATAGAGAGGTTTTTATATACAGTGGTATTACTAAGAATCCGGATACGAAAACAGTATTAAATGGCCTTGAAAGGGTAAAAGAATTTAAGCCGGATATTATAATATCTATAGGTGGAGGATCTTCTATAGATGCTGCAAAAATTATAACGTTATTTTATGAATATGAGGATATAAATTTTAGTAATGTGTTAGAAAACAAGCTGCCTGAATATAGAAGTAAAGTTAAATTTGTAGCTGTACCTTCTACTTCTGGTACGGGTACAGAAGTTACAAAAGTATCTGTTATTACATTTAAAGAAAAAAATTTAAAAATAGGCATAAAATGTGGAGCACTAATACCAGATGTAGCTATACTGGATCCAAATTTAACAATGACTATGCCAGATAATATAGCAGCTGAAACGGGAATGGATGCTTTAACCCATGCTCTGGAATGTTATACAAACAATGCTTTAGATGACTTTACTGAAGTTATGGCAAAAGGTGCTGTAGAGGGGCTCTTTAAATATTTACCATATTCTTATAAAGATAAAGATATAGTAAGTAGAGAAAAAGTTCACAATTTTCAGTGTATGGCAGGTTGTGCTTTTTCTAATGTGGGATTAGGAATGGTACATGGAATTTCTCATGCTTTCGGCGGCAGGTATAATATGGCTCATGGCCTTGCTAATGCTATTGTTTTACCTTATGTACTACAGTATAATTCGAGAAATAAGTTAGTAGCGGAAAAGTTAAAGTATCTTTCAAAGATAATTGATAGAGAAGATATAATAGAGGCAGTAAAAGAACTTAAGAGAGAATTAAATATTCCCCTGTCTTTTAAAGAAGCCGGTATATTAGAGGAAAATTTTAAAAAGGATTTTCATCTTTTAGTTGATAATAGTTTATTAGGATCAACTAGGGTAAATCCTATTTTAGTAACTAGAGAACATATGGAATATATCGTGAACAGCATATATGAAGGAAAAGATATAGATATATAG
- a CDS encoding APC family permease, with product MDLFKKKSLDQLRDSVKKTNLQKNLRAKDIAALGIGAVVGVGIFVATGEGAHSAGPGIILSFILSGIVACLCGLCYCELATMFPVAGSTYSYAYIAFGEFTAMIIGWCLTAEYLVAVSAVASGWSGTFRGVLTSAGITLPKAIAASPSNGGIIDVPAVAIILILTSLLCYGMQQSSKINNIIVGIKILIILLFIFLGASHINVSNYKPFMPYGWKGVFTGASMVFFSFIGFDAISTSAEEAVDPKKDVSRGIILCLIVVCILYVLVAVVLTGIVPYKEIVSDNAVPDALGRIGINWGSALVGVGAIVGMVSVMLTMLYGQVRIFMVMSRDGLMPKIFSKINKVHNTPVKATIITGIIASIIAGILPLRIIVEFLSIGTLLSFIIVSMGVIYLRKSMPDIERKFKCPGVPFTPIITVLCCLLLLTSMRKITWIGFLIWLCLGLIVYFIYGRTHSTVQNENK from the coding sequence ATGGATCTTTTTAAAAAAAAGTCTCTAGATCAATTAAGAGATAGCGTTAAAAAGACAAATTTACAAAAAAATCTCAGGGCAAAAGATATAGCTGCATTAGGCATAGGTGCTGTAGTAGGTGTAGGTATATTCGTTGCCACAGGCGAGGGAGCACACTCTGCAGGACCTGGAATTATACTCTCATTTATATTATCTGGAATAGTGGCTTGTCTATGTGGACTATGTTATTGTGAACTTGCCACTATGTTTCCTGTAGCGGGAAGTACATATTCTTATGCTTATATTGCTTTTGGAGAATTTACTGCTATGATAATAGGTTGGTGTTTAACTGCAGAATATTTAGTTGCAGTGAGTGCAGTAGCCTCAGGATGGTCAGGAACCTTTAGAGGAGTTCTAACCTCTGCAGGAATTACGCTGCCTAAGGCCATAGCTGCATCACCAAGTAACGGTGGAATAATCGATGTACCTGCAGTTGCCATAATATTAATATTAACATCACTTCTTTGTTATGGCATGCAGCAAAGTTCCAAGATAAATAATATTATTGTAGGAATAAAAATACTTATAATTCTTTTATTCATTTTTTTAGGAGCATCGCATATAAATGTGTCTAACTATAAACCTTTTATGCCTTATGGCTGGAAAGGAGTTTTCACTGGTGCAAGTATGGTGTTCTTCTCTTTTATAGGATTTGATGCCATTTCCACATCTGCAGAAGAAGCAGTAGATCCTAAAAAGGATGTATCCAGAGGAATAATATTATGTCTTATAGTAGTTTGTATACTCTATGTTCTAGTGGCTGTAGTACTTACAGGAATAGTTCCTTATAAAGAAATAGTTTCAGATAATGCAGTACCTGATGCCCTTGGAAGGATAGGAATTAACTGGGGTTCAGCATTAGTTGGAGTTGGTGCCATTGTAGGAATGGTTTCTGTAATGCTTACAATGCTTTATGGACAGGTTAGAATATTTATGGTTATGTCAAGAGATGGATTGATGCCCAAAATTTTTTCTAAAATCAACAAAGTTCATAATACTCCAGTTAAAGCAACTATAATAACAGGAATTATAGCTTCCATTATAGCAGGTATATTACCACTTAGAATAATAGTTGAATTTTTAAGTATAGGAACTTTATTAAGCTTTATAATTGTATCTATGGGAGTTATCTATTTAAGAAAATCCATGCCAGATATTGAAAGAAAATTCAAATGTCCAGGTGTACCATTTACACCCATAATAACGGTATTATGCTGCTTGTTACTTTTAACATCAATGCGAAAAATAACCTGGATTGGCTTCCTCATCTGGCTGTGTCTGGGACTTATAGTCTATTTTATCTACGGAAGAACTCACAGTACAGTTCAAAATGAAAATAAATAA
- a CDS encoding APC family permease, which yields MDNDVKLESFGYKQELKKVLGLKDLVIFGIVFMGPVSVMTLFGIMHVTSRGHSVLAYAIAFVAMLFTAYSYGEMVTAFPIAGSTYSYTQRAVNPKLGFISGWVMILDYVLIPMLLYLISSSFANAMIPQIPIWGWVLMYAIPVTVINLIGIEVAARANFIIAAVMFAAVIAFVILALKYIITGHVSSGISMATIYNKNAFTFKALVSGSAIAVVCYLGFDAITTLSEETNVGGRKIGLAIMLACLIQTFIYVAVAFLATVITPDYTKIVNPDTAFFDIASKVGGSFLQIFVSVVIMIAGVGTSLAGQSAASRLLYGMGRDKVLPEKIFSYLHPKFKTPFNSILFMSIIGTTGALLLSVGTVSELTAFGGLFGFTCVNLSVIVYYYFKNKSGKVVRHLIVPLLGMCVCVYILLGLSTIAKIVGFTWMGLGIVYLIIRCGLSEDFKKNISNVSFKEAS from the coding sequence TTGGATAATGATGTAAAATTAGAGTCTTTTGGTTACAAGCAAGAATTGAAAAAGGTATTGGGACTAAAAGATTTAGTGATTTTCGGAATAGTATTTATGGGACCAGTATCTGTTATGACGCTATTTGGTATAATGCATGTTACTTCGAGAGGGCACTCTGTTCTAGCCTACGCCATTGCTTTTGTAGCTATGCTTTTTACAGCATATAGTTATGGTGAAATGGTAACAGCATTTCCTATAGCTGGATCTACCTATAGTTATACTCAAAGAGCCGTTAATCCTAAACTTGGATTTATATCTGGCTGGGTAATGATATTAGATTACGTCCTGATTCCTATGTTGCTCTATTTAATTAGTTCAAGCTTTGCCAATGCAATGATCCCACAAATACCTATATGGGGATGGGTATTAATGTATGCTATACCTGTTACAGTAATAAACTTAATAGGTATAGAAGTTGCAGCTAGGGCAAACTTCATTATAGCAGCTGTTATGTTTGCAGCCGTTATAGCTTTTGTAATTTTAGCATTGAAATATATTATTACCGGGCATGTAAGTAGTGGAATTTCTATGGCTACAATATACAACAAAAATGCATTTACCTTTAAGGCTTTAGTAAGTGGTTCTGCAATAGCAGTTGTATGTTACTTAGGCTTTGATGCCATAACAACACTATCTGAGGAAACTAATGTTGGAGGCAGGAAAATAGGATTGGCAATTATGTTAGCTTGTCTTATTCAAACATTTATTTATGTTGCAGTTGCATTTTTAGCAACAGTTATAACTCCAGATTATACCAAGATAGTTAATCCAGATACAGCTTTCTTTGATATAGCTTCAAAAGTTGGAGGCAGCTTTTTGCAAATTTTTGTATCTGTTGTAATTATGATTGCAGGGGTAGGAACATCATTGGCAGGGCAATCAGCAGCCAGCCGCTTATTGTATGGTATGGGCAGAGATAAGGTTCTCCCTGAGAAGATATTTTCATATCTTCATCCTAAATTTAAAACACCTTTTAATAGCATATTATTTATGTCAATAATAGGTACTACTGGAGCACTGCTTTTAAGTGTAGGAACAGTATCAGAGCTAACTGCTTTTGGAGGTCTGTTTGGGTTTACATGTGTAAATCTATCAGTTATAGTTTATTACTACTTTAAAAATAAAAGCGGAAAAGTAGTAAGACATTTAATTGTGCCGCTGCTTGGAATGTGTGTTTGTGTGTATATATTATTAGGACTTTCTACTATTGCTAAAATTGTAGGATTTACTTGGATGGGATTAGGTATAGTATACCTTATTATAAGATGTGGATTATCGGAAGACTTTAAGAAAAATATTTCAAATGTTAGTTTTAAAGAAGCGTCCTAA
- a CDS encoding M20/M25/M40 family metallo-hydrolase, translating to MEDLFEEIEKLTIELINIPSINNSIGERNICNRISEYINNIEYFKEHKEYTFQVSLNEDPYRRVNVFALLRGEGGFSNKTVILHGHVDTVGIENFGGLAEYAFDSKSLNEKLKELDLPKEIKNDLHSGDWIFGRGAADMKSGVAVHLVILKELSKNIKNFSGNILFMANPVEENQHTGIIEAFATFIYFNYFVHNSSVNKIINNLKNIAEKSFGEVISKVNTEYEKFCKLTKEEYSPLPWKSNVITYKELYEEVKNGHGCKVDEEISNLTKTLTKQGMDRREICLNIVEKLWRLSNNREPSIVIFFAPPYCPHNTLKIKDKNERNVIEKIEECVEEISRKSNEEFKILQFFPSLSDSSYLKIDDNFNSLKNLMDNFPNWKEIYNIPVDNIKKLDIPSVNYGCYGKDAHKWTERVCKPYSFNILPRLILTTVYKFLHETR from the coding sequence TTGGAGGATTTATTTGAGGAAATAGAAAAGTTAACTATAGAATTGATTAATATACCAAGTATTAATAATTCTATAGGAGAAAGAAATATATGTAATAGAATAAGTGAGTACATAAACAATATAGAATATTTTAAAGAACATAAAGAGTACACTTTTCAAGTTTCTCTTAATGAGGATCCTTATAGAAGAGTTAATGTTTTTGCGTTATTAAGAGGAGAAGGAGGATTTTCAAATAAAACTGTAATTTTACACGGGCATGTGGATACTGTGGGTATAGAAAATTTTGGAGGACTGGCAGAATATGCTTTTGACAGTAAAAGTCTGAATGAAAAATTGAAGGAACTAGATTTACCAAAAGAAATAAAAAATGATTTACATAGCGGAGATTGGATATTTGGCAGAGGAGCTGCAGATATGAAAAGTGGAGTGGCTGTTCATCTTGTGATTCTTAAAGAGCTGAGCAAAAATATTAAGAATTTTAGTGGGAATATTTTGTTTATGGCAAATCCTGTAGAGGAAAATCAGCATACGGGCATTATAGAAGCTTTTGCTACATTTATTTATTTCAATTATTTTGTACACAACTCTTCTGTGAATAAAATAATAAATAATTTAAAAAACATAGCAGAAAAATCCTTTGGTGAAGTTATTTCTAAGGTTAATACAGAATATGAAAAGTTTTGCAAATTAACAAAGGAAGAATATAGTCCTTTACCATGGAAAAGTAATGTAATTACTTATAAAGAATTATATGAGGAAGTAAAAAATGGGCATGGATGTAAAGTAGATGAGGAAATAAGTAATTTAACTAAAACTTTAACCAAACAGGGTATGGATAGAAGGGAAATTTGTCTTAATATAGTAGAAAAACTTTGGAGGTTAAGCAATAATAGAGAGCCTTCCATTGTAATATTCTTCGCTCCACCCTATTGTCCACATAATACTTTAAAAATTAAAGATAAGAATGAACGTAATGTTATAGAAAAAATAGAAGAATGCGTAGAGGAGATCTCTAGGAAAAGTAATGAGGAATTCAAAATACTGCAGTTTTTTCCCAGTTTATCAGATAGCAGTTACTTAAAGATAGATGATAATTTTAATTCTTTGAAAAATTTAATGGATAATTTTCCTAATTGGAAGGAAATATATAATATACCTGTGGATAATATAAAGAAATTGGATATACCCTCAGTTAATTATGGATGCTATGGTAAAGATGCTCATAAATGGACGGAAAGAGTATGTAAACCCTATTCTTTTAATATATTACCTAGATTAATATTGACTACGGTTTATAAATTTTTACATGAAACAAGATAG
- a CDS encoding GntR family transcriptional regulator — MNILPKIGDKVSLTQKAYDAIKDAIMSNKFKPGELLIEERLAKQLAISRTPLRSALKMLAYEHLVTINSSRNVIVSSIDKNDIDNITVVRESLEVAVIKQLQFNITEKQIKELDRMLKDQIEACQNENYELFIDLEYKFHVSMAEFTRNKWMYEMVKNINTIVQRYLILSGSLKRYAQIALEEHEKILKAIKDCDYRKASYNMKWHITNVSKRMLE, encoded by the coding sequence ATGAATATATTACCCAAAATAGGAGATAAGGTTTCTTTGACACAAAAAGCTTATGATGCAATTAAAGATGCTATTATGTCTAATAAATTTAAGCCTGGGGAATTATTAATTGAAGAAAGATTAGCAAAACAACTTGCTATTAGCAGAACTCCTTTAAGAAGTGCATTGAAAATGCTCGCTTATGAACACTTAGTTACTATAAATTCTTCAAGAAATGTTATTGTTTCCAGCATTGATAAAAATGATATAGATAATATTACAGTTGTTCGTGAATCTCTGGAAGTTGCTGTAATTAAACAGCTACAATTTAACATAACTGAAAAACAAATAAAAGAACTAGATAGAATGTTAAAAGATCAAATAGAAGCTTGTCAGAATGAGAATTATGAACTATTTATAGATTTGGAGTATAAATTTCATGTAAGTATGGCGGAATTTACAAGGAATAAATGGATGTATGAAATGGTAAAGAATATAAATACTATTGTACAGAGGTATTTAATACTGTCAGGAAGTTTAAAAAGATATGCACAAATTGCTCTGGAGGAACATGAGAAAATATTGAAGGCCATAAAAGATTGTGATTATAGAAAAGCTTCATATAACATGAAGTGGCATATTACAAATGTTAGTAAAAGAATGCTGGAGTAA
- a CDS encoding helix-turn-helix transcriptional regulator, producing the protein MKKNINENIRLLKYNYLPLQPGFEIKCENYMEMKLDKTDALSKTISVFYQFKVTESVENFIPVIPDGCVDIIFYCSPDNSFSNICGSVIKSKKISFLYGCEYFGVRFFPGEAIRVLKCSIKEFIDNEIPLIDIVKKDLFISEKISKAENFYDRIAVFKNFITSFLLDTHIPIIIQNSINRICENKGLVSISELAEYTGYSTRYLRKTFETFVGISPKLLSQIVRFQNCLYIIINEGNYHVMDTILECGYYDQSHFINEFKKFTYLTPNQIKLKNF; encoded by the coding sequence ATGAAAAAGAACATAAATGAAAATATAAGGTTACTTAAATATAATTATCTACCTTTGCAGCCAGGTTTCGAAATTAAGTGTGAAAACTATATGGAGATGAAATTAGATAAAACTGATGCATTGAGCAAAACCATATCTGTATTTTATCAATTTAAAGTTACTGAAAGTGTGGAGAATTTTATCCCGGTAATTCCAGATGGATGTGTTGACATTATATTTTACTGCAGTCCAGATAATTCTTTTTCAAATATTTGTGGCAGTGTTATTAAAAGTAAAAAAATATCTTTTTTATATGGATGTGAATATTTTGGAGTTAGATTTTTCCCGGGAGAAGCTATTAGAGTTTTAAAGTGTTCAATTAAAGAATTCATTGATAATGAAATACCTTTAATTGACATAGTTAAAAAGGATTTATTTATTAGCGAAAAAATATCTAAAGCAGAGAATTTTTATGATAGAATAGCTGTATTTAAAAATTTTATTACAAGTTTTCTTTTGGATACACATATACCAATTATAATTCAAAACTCAATAAATAGAATATGTGAAAATAAAGGCCTAGTAAGTATAAGTGAATTGGCAGAATATACGGGGTATTCAACCAGATACCTAAGGAAAACATTTGAAACTTTTGTGGGAATATCACCAAAACTGTTAAGTCAGATTGTGAGATTCCAAAACTGTTTATATATTATTATTAATGAGGGTAATTACCATGTGATGGATACAATATTGGAATGCGGATATTATGATCAATCTCATTTTATTAATGAATTCAAAAAATTTACTTATCTTACACCAAATCAAATAAAATTGAAAAACTTTTGA